In Candidatus Epulonipiscium viviparus, one DNA window encodes the following:
- a CDS encoding TlyA family RNA methyltransferase, with product MNELKERLDVLITKRALADSREKAQAYIMAGVVYVDGQKEDKVGLKVKVSAEIEVRQKMKYVSRGGFKLEKAIQKFNISLAGKICIDVGSSTGGFTDCMLQEGAAKVYAVDVGYGQLAWTLRQNPKVISLEKTNMRYVTQEEISEQINFSSIDVSFISLTKILQPTKNLLAKDGEIVALIKPQFEAGREEVKKHGVVKDPIVHQRVIENIWNYVTEIGFSVVGLDFSPIKGPEGNREYLIYLSNEYKVDKLDKNDIVAKVVKLSHEEL from the coding sequence ATGAATGAATTAAAAGAAAGATTAGATGTATTAATTACGAAAAGAGCTTTAGCAGATTCGCGTGAAAAGGCGCAAGCATATATTATGGCAGGAGTTGTATATGTTGATGGGCAAAAAGAAGATAAAGTTGGGTTAAAAGTAAAAGTTAGTGCTGAAATTGAAGTACGACAAAAAATGAAATATGTAAGTAGAGGCGGATTTAAGCTAGAAAAAGCTATTCAAAAATTTAACATCAGCTTAGCTGGTAAAATTTGTATAGATGTTGGATCGTCAACAGGTGGATTTACAGATTGTATGCTGCAAGAAGGGGCTGCTAAAGTATATGCCGTAGATGTAGGATATGGGCAGTTAGCATGGACATTGCGCCAAAATCCAAAAGTAATTTCGCTTGAAAAAACTAATATGCGTTATGTAACTCAGGAAGAAATATCAGAACAAATTAATTTTAGTTCGATTGACGTATCGTTTATTTCTTTAACAAAAATTTTGCAGCCAACTAAAAATTTATTAGCAAAAGATGGAGAAATAGTTGCATTAATAAAGCCTCAATTTGAAGCTGGAAGAGAAGAAGTTAAGAAGCACGGAGTTGTAAAAGATCCTATAGTGCATCAAAGAGTGATCGAAAACATATGGAATTATGTAACTGAAATAGGTTTTTCTGTTGTAGGATTAGATTTTTCGCCTATAAAAGGACCAGAGGGTAATCGTGAGTATTTAATATATTTGTCAAATGAATATAAAGTTGATAAATTGGATAAAAATGACATAGTTGCTAAAGTTGTAAAGTTGTCGCATGAGGAGTTGTAA
- a CDS encoding NAD(+)/NADH kinase, protein MKIGVATNLDKDKDLKVTLQIAEILKRENIEFELECNNREICSWADMLIVVGGDGTILRVAQDAVLYDIPILGINLGRLGFLADIEASEIDKLLTKENLVKAKIEERMMLNTTVTNALMKYEYLALNETSLIRSFSSRITEFEISVNKKVVDIYPADGILISTATGSTAYNLSAGGPIVVPEADNIILTPICPHTIYSRSIVLTNKDEVSIRLPDQEELSLCIDGVVKMSINKNDTIEICKASKRVKLLKLSDRDFFEVLSKKIFKKDDNNGEERRTTI, encoded by the coding sequence GTGAAAATTGGGGTAGCTACTAATTTGGATAAAGACAAGGATTTAAAAGTTACATTGCAAATAGCAGAAATTTTAAAAAGAGAAAATATTGAGTTTGAATTGGAGTGTAATAATAGAGAGATCTGTAGTTGGGCAGATATGCTAATTGTTGTGGGTGGTGATGGAACGATATTGCGAGTAGCGCAAGACGCAGTTCTCTATGATATACCTATTTTGGGAATAAATTTGGGAAGATTAGGTTTTTTGGCAGATATAGAAGCTTCGGAAATAGATAAACTGTTGACAAAAGAAAATCTAGTTAAAGCCAAGATAGAAGAACGAATGATGCTTAATACTACTGTTACTAATGCTTTAATGAAATATGAATATCTAGCTTTAAATGAAACTAGTTTAATCCGTTCATTTAGTAGTAGAATAACAGAATTTGAAATAAGTGTAAACAAAAAAGTGGTTGATATTTATCCAGCAGATGGAATATTAATATCCACTGCAACAGGTTCGACAGCCTATAATTTATCTGCTGGAGGACCTATTGTTGTTCCGGAAGCAGATAATATAATTTTAACTCCAATTTGTCCACATACAATTTATTCTAGAAGTATTGTTCTTACTAATAAAGATGAGGTTTCTATTAGATTACCAGATCAAGAAGAATTGAGTTTATGCATCGATGGAGTTGTTAAAATGTCAATAAATAAAAATGATACAATAGAAATTTGCAAGGCTTCAAAAAGAGTAAAACTTTTAAAGCTTTCTGACAGAGATTTTTTTGAGGTACTAAGTAAGAAAATATTTAAAAAGGACGATAACAATGGGGAAGAAAGAAGAACGACAATCTAA
- the argR gene encoding arginine repressor: protein MGKKEERQSKILNLINEYNIQTQEELVENLEKAGLRVTQATISRDIRELKLTKIAMSIDKQKYIALNNAEINISAKVVRVFKAGFLTIDIAQNILVIKTLPGMSQAVASAIDTFNYKDIVGTIAGDDTIFCAIKDIDRASYIIKEFNKILNT from the coding sequence ATGGGGAAGAAAGAAGAACGACAATCTAAGATTTTAAATCTTATTAATGAATATAACATTCAAACACAAGAAGAATTAGTAGAAAACCTTGAAAAAGCAGGATTAAGAGTGACACAAGCTACGATTTCTAGAGATATTAGAGAATTGAAGTTGACAAAAATTGCAATGAGTATAGATAAACAAAAATATATTGCATTAAACAATGCAGAAATTAATATATCGGCAAAAGTGGTGCGAGTGTTTAAGGCAGGTTTTTTGACTATAGATATAGCACAAAATATTTTAGTTATAAAAACGCTTCCAGGAATGAGTCAAGCAGTGGCATCGGCTATAGATACATTTAATTACAAAGATATAGTTGGTACTATTGCAGGAGATGATACAATTTTTTGTGCTATAAAAGATATTGATAGAGCATCTTATATAATAAAAGAGTTTAATAAAATTTTAAATACTTAA